In the genome of Eschrichtius robustus isolate mEscRob2 chromosome 12, mEscRob2.pri, whole genome shotgun sequence, one region contains:
- the DNAJB8 gene encoding dnaJ homolog subfamily B member 8, whose protein sequence is MAHYYEVLGVQASASPEDIKKAYRKLALRWHPDKNPDNQEEAEKKFKQVSEAYEVLSDSKKRVVYDRAGRDSWRAGGASTPYSSPFDSGYTFRNPKDIFREFFGGLDPFSFDFWDTPFGSEHAGRGHGLRGALSAGFGEFPAFVEAFSAFDTLGRGGGSASHATFSSASFAGSGSGSLGFKSVMSSTKMVNGHKITTKRIVENGQERVEVEEDGRLKSVTINGKEQLKRVDSKYAPPTACAHRPGGA, encoded by the coding sequence ATGGCTCACTACTACGAAGTGCTGGGGGTGCAGGCTAGCGCCTCCCCGGAGGACATCAAGAAGGCCTACCGCAAGCTGGCCTTGCGCTGGCACCCCGACAAGAACCCTGACAACCAGGAGGAGGCCGAGAAGAAGTTCAAGCAGGTGTCCGAGGCCTACGAGGTCCTGTCCGACTCCAAGAAGCGCGTGGTGTACGACCGCGCAGGCCGCGACAGCTGGCGGGCCGGCGGGGCCAGCACCCCCTACAGCAGCCCCTTCGACAGTGGCTACACCTTCCGCAACCCCAAGGACATCTTCCGCGAGTTCTTCGGAGGCCTGGACCCCTTCTCCTTCGACTTCTGGGACACCCCGTTCGGCAGCGAGCACGCGGGCCGGGGCCACGGGCTGCGCGGCGCCCTCTCGGCCGGCTTCGGCGAGTTCCCGGCCTTCGTGGAGGCTTTCTCAGCCTTCGACACCCTGGGCCGCGGCGGGGGCAGCGCCAGCCATGCCACCTTCTCGTCCGCATCCTTCGCCGGCTCTGGCTCGGGCAGCTTGGGCTTCAAGTCGGTGATGTCGTCCACCAAGATGGTCAACGGACACAAGATCACCACCAAGCGCATCGTGGAGAACGGGCAGGAGCgcgtggaggtggaggaggacgGGCGGCTCAAGTCGGTGACCATCAATGGCAAGGAGCAGCTCAAACGCGTGGACAGCAAGTACGCGCCGCCCACTGCCTGTGCCCACCGCCCGGGCGGTGCTTAA